The Symphalangus syndactylus isolate Jambi chromosome 3, NHGRI_mSymSyn1-v2.1_pri, whole genome shotgun sequence genome has a segment encoding these proteins:
- the LOC129479192 gene encoding inhibitor of growth protein 2-like, producing the protein MDQDGDQHLGPSRILAPQTLKEIDDVYEKYKKEDDLNQKKRLQQLLQRALINSQELGDEKIQIVTQMLELVENRARQMELHSQCFQDPAESERASDKAKMDSSQPERSSRRPRRQQTRESRDLCHMANGTEDCDDRPPKEKKSKSAKKKKRSKAKQEREASPVEFAIDPNEPTYCLRNQVSYGEMTGCDNEQCPIEWFHFSCVSLTYKPKGKWYCPKCRGDNEKTMDKSTEKTKKDRRSR; encoded by the coding sequence ATGGATCAGGACGGCGATCAGCATCTCGGACCGTCGCGGATCCTGGCTCCGCAAACGTTAAAGGAAATTGATGATGtctatgaaaaatataagaaagaagaTGATTTAAACCAGAAAAAACGTCTACAGCAGCTTCTCCAGAGAGCACTAATTAATAGTCAAGAATTGGGAGATGAAAAAATACAGATTGTTACACAAATGCTCGAATTGGTGGAAAATCGGGCAAGACAAATGGAGTTACATTCACAGTGTTTCCAAGATCCTGCTGAAAGTGAACGAGCCTCAGATAAAGCAAAGATGGATTCCAGCCAACCAGAAAGATCTTCAAGAAGACCCCGCAGACAGCAGACCCGTGAAAGCCGTGATTTATGTCACATGGCAAATGGGACTGAAGACTGTGATGATCGGCCacctaaagaaaagaaatccaagtcagcaaagaaaaagaaacgctCCAAGGCCAAGCAGGAAAGGGAAGCTTCACCTGTTGAGTTTGCAATAGATCCTAATGAACCTACATACTGTTTACGCAACCAAGTGTCTTACGGGGAGATGACAGGATGTGACAATGAACAGTGTCCAATTGAATGGTTTCACTTTTCATGTGTTTCACTTACCTATAAACCAAAGGGGAAATGGTATTGCCCAAAGTGCAGGGGAGATAATGAGAAAACCATGGACAAAAgtactgaaaagacaaaaaaggataGAAGATCGAGGTAG